One window from the genome of Vicugna pacos chromosome 21, VicPac4, whole genome shotgun sequence encodes:
- the CASQ1 gene encoding calsequestrin-1 yields the protein MRAADRMGARAVPGLRLALLLLLVLGTPKSGVQGEEGLDFPEYDGVDRVVNVNAKNYKNVFKKYEVLALLYHEHPEDDKASQRQFELEELILELAAQVLEDKGVGFGMVDSEKDAAVAKKLGLTEEDSIYVFKGDEVIEYDGEFSADTLVEFMLDVLEDPVELIDGERELQAFENIEDEIKLIGYFKSKDSEHYKAYEDAAEEFHPYIPFFATFDSKVAKKLTLKLNEIDFYEAFMEEPVTIPDKPNSEEEIVNFVEEHRRSTLRKLKPESMYETWEDDLDGIHIVAFAEEADPDGYEFLETLKSVARDNTDNPDLSIIWIDPDDFPLLVPYWEKTFDIDLSAPQIGVVNVTDADSIWMEMDDEEDLPSTEELEDWLEDVLEGEINTEDDDDDDDDDDDD from the exons ATGCGCGCTGCAGACAGGATGGGGGCCAGAGCTGTGCCGGGCCTGCGGCTGGCACTGCTGCTACTGCTGGTGCTAGGGACCCCCAAGTCAGGGGTGCAGGGGGAGGAAGGGCTGGACTTCCCCGAGTATGATGGTGTGGACCGTGTGGTCAATGTCAACGCAAAGAACTACAAGAATGTGTTCAAGAAGTATGAGGTGCTGGCGCTGCTCTACCACGAGCACCCCGAGGACGACAAGGCCTCGCAGAGACAATTTGAGTTGGAGGAGCTGATCCTGGAG TTAGCAGCTCAAGTCCTAGAAGACAAAGGTGTTGGCTTTGGGATGGTGGACTCTGAGAAGGACGCGGCTGTAGCCAAGAAACTAG GACTAACTGAAGAGGACAGCATTTATGTATTCAAGGGAGATGAAGTCATTGAGTATGATGGCGAGTTTTCTGCTGACACCCTGGTGGAGTTTATGCTTGAT GTCCTAGAGGATCCTGTGGAACTGATTGATGGGGAACGAGAGCTGCAGGCATTTGAGAATATCGAAGATGAGATCAAACTCATTGGCTACTTCAAGAGCAAAGACTCAGAGC ATTACAAAGCCTACGAGGATGCAGCGGAGGAGTTTCATCCCTACATCCCCTTCTTCGCCACCTTCGACAGCAAG GTGGCAAAGAAGCTGACCCTGAAGCTAAATGAGATCGATTTCTACGAGGCCTTCATGGAAGAGCCTGTGACCATCCCAGACAAGCCCAACAGCGAAGAGGAGATCGTCAACTTCGTGGAGGAGCACAGAAG ATCAACCCTGAGGAAGCTGAAGCCTGAGAGTATGTATGAGACCTGG GAGGACGATCTCGATGGAATCCATATTGTGGCCTTTGCAGAGGAAGCCGATCCTG ATGGCTATGAGTTCTTAGAGACCCTCAAGTCTGTGGCCCGAGATAACACTGATAACCCTGATCTTAGCATCATCTGGATTGACCCTGATGACTTCCCCCTG CTGGTTCCTTACTGGGAGAAGACGTTTGACATCGACCTGTCAGCCCCACAAATAGGGGTCGTCAATGTTACTGAT GCGGACAGCATATGGATGGAGATGGATGACGAAGAGGACCTGCCTTCTACCGAGGAGCTGGAGGACTGGCTGGAGGATGTGCTCGAGGGTGAAATCAACACAgaggatgatgatgacgatgatgacgaTGACGATGATGACTAG